DNA from Lineus longissimus chromosome 7, tnLinLong1.2, whole genome shotgun sequence:
TGTCAACAATGTACTTAAAGAGCTGACGCATTGTCCTCTGTTATGGTTACCAATCACAACAATGATCATGTTGCAGAATCAATTATCTTTTAAAGTTGCTCTCTCGATATGGCGCAGTGGTTGGGGCTTAAAATGTGTTTATGAAactattgaaatattgaatgaggTGTATTGTAGAATATTCTAGAAAATCATTGTCAAAAGTTGTTAATAAAATTGATGTGAAGGGGATTTGAATTTCAGTTGAAACCGTCTAATGAGGACACCCTTGGCATTGAGAATGCTGTCCTATctacagaggtgtcctgatttcagCAGCGAAATGAAGTTCAAGAAATCCTCCACAGAGCAGTTGGTCTTTATCTCCGCCATGGAGTATAGTCCCCCGGTTGGTAATatgcaaattcatttttaatATGTAATTATTAGTCATGATAAATTATGTAACATATCATAAGAATTGCTCAATAAATGTGCTATTTTGCCCTTCAGCAGTTCTTTCTACAGCTGCTCTGGTGTCACAGCTTATTTTAAACACCGGTACCAAGAGCATTTTGTAATTCATTCTTGTTGACATATTGTATAAGACAGATTTGTAAAGTGTGTTGAAAATTATTTGACCATTTTTGTGTCTCACTAAGAAAAATGTGAGATATGTCTGAGTTACACTGTAAGTGGAATACTCATTGGAGGTGAAATTGATTTGGGAGGTTATTGAAAGATACCAAAATGGTCAAATAGAGTTTTGTCCTAAGAAACTTAGTTTTGGTCTagtttttcaagtttttgtTCAGTAACTTAAAAATAGATTTGGCAAATACACCGGATAGTGGCAGAATACTTTTACAGCTTTGTGCGAGAGAAACTATGTATAGATCTGAATTTGAATCTGGTTCTTAGTGTTTCTGGTCAATGACTGTTACATCTTGTGTGACAGTGCTTGGCATTTGAACGAGTTTGGTGCTCTTTTGTATCAGATCTTTGGCAATATAGGCAGGAACTATTTGGACCAGATATAAGGTGACACACAATTCCTGATAGGTGTCTGTATTGTCTCATAGTGCATTGGCTCTATTAACACTTGTACAAGGAATGTCCTGGCTCCATTTAACTCATTAACTGCAATATATATGTCACATGAAGACCAACAAATTTTCCCAAGGTTCCTGCCTATTATAGCCCTCATCAACGATATTTTAGAAAGCAAACACTAATTATATTTATCATTGACTACTTCGGTTTTCTGTTCTTTTGTTCCCATCAGGGATTTTCCCTGAACAAGAATGCTCTTTTCGACACCTGCATTCTCAATCTCCTGAAACCTACTGGCCTGGAAGAGAGGACGACTTGTGGCAATTGAGACGTCTTTATGCACTGTTCTTGTAGACTGGACAGTGTGACAAGATGGTTTCTATGAAAGATCAAGCCCAACAAATAACATCCTGGGTGTCGATAATGTGGTGGGCAATTGATAACACCTCTGTATGTGCTGTCCTCGTAAAGGGACAGATTGTGACTATTATACGCCTATGGAAGGACAAGCAGAACAATAACCTGGGTATAGAAATGATAGAGGAGGGCGATTGAAACGTCTGGATGAGCTTTGCCAGTATACCTCTCATGGAAGGACAAGCAGAACAATTGATACCATGGTCTATAAAGGATCAAAGACAATTGTGGTGGACTGGGGTTTAGTTCCGAATTTAGCCATAGGGGCTCCAGTATCGTCAGACTGTCGTTAGAGAAGACAGATTGTGACAAAATGCGTCCTATGAAAGGACATGGCAAAACGCATGATAACATGGGTACAGAAATGATAATACGGAGGGCAGTTCAGACGTCTGTATGTGGTTGTCTCGTAGAGAGGACAGAATGTGACAATGTGTCCTGTGCGTAGAGGAAGGACAAGCAGATACATATTGGGCTTTAGATCTGTAGTTGGCCATAGCGGCGCCAGTAACGACGGATTGTGACAAACGGGTGTGCAATATGGTCCTATGCCAGGGTCCTATGGAAGGACAAGCAGGACATATTATAACCTTGGTATAGAAATGATAAGCTGAAATACGGTCAGTCAATGGAGAACTAGAACTGCTGTAAGACAATTGGACCAATCACACCATCAGGGTATAAATGTTACAATCAGAGACATCACAAGAGGGAGAGACAGGACACCCACTGCCCATGCTCTGATTGCAACAGTGCATCAAACAGTAAGGTAATTACCTTAATTGCCTGGCCCTAATTGCCTGGCCCTAATTGCCTGCTCAAAATGTCATCTTTTAGAGACAACTCCGAACACCCTCATTTGATTGGCTTGTTTATTGTTTTGTGATTAGAGACACTTTTGTATAAAAGGTGTTGGGCCGGAATTCTTCATTGATGGTTTGCAGACTTTCATGACAACCCGCTTCCGAAAATAAGAGACTCTTTATTCCGAATCTTCGTGTGACCGGCAAGAATAGGAAGGTAAATATTGCTCCACCATAACAAGTTTCTGACATCAAAATCACACTGTCGCATCCATTTCTTACCCCTAAACGTATTTTGACATGTTCTAGATTATTTTAAATGTTCAAACCCGGAAAAGGTGTGCATAACTTATATACTGCAGGCAAGCCAGTTTGAAAAAGTTATTCATATATTCCCggctttttattttcagatggCAAGTTTAAGTACGGAGGCAGTCTTCCAATCCACCCCAGAGAAAGGACAGATTGTCAGGTATGGAACATTGATATTCAACTTAAAGATTCAATTTCTTGAATAGGGTAATTCTTATGTCCTTGTCTCAAATGAAGCAGTGACCCTTAAAACTGCCCATAAGACACTGTTTTGCCTTCTCCTCCTTTTGAGTGAAGCCCTTACTACCTATTTGGATTTGTGTACCACCGTCACAAAGACCCCTAACGCCGCTCATCCACTTCTTACGGTTCCTTATGGTTTCCAGCGCCGATCCTTACCGGTCCTCAATCTCTTTTTCTTGTCTATTCAGAAACGACGCCATCATCGAAGTGGCCAATGTCCTCGCCATGATGTCTCGCGTGCGCGGTGACGGATTATACAGAACTTCGCCCGAGGACAAGAAAACGACTGGTCCGACCACCACGCTGAATCCGAGGAAACCGGGCCAGCGAAAGATGGTGAAAGAACAACGTCTCGACCACACGTATTCCAAGTCGCAAAGACCCTCCTCGTTGATGTCCAGTTTCCGTAAACCTAGGAACCTTGGAAGGGAATTCCTAATCGGGGATGATGATCCGAGGGAGAGGACGTATGAGGAGACCAAAGACACGGCACAACCAAGAGATGGCGCCGCTGTTTCAACATGGGATTCGGATCCTTGCTTTCCGAGCGACTCCCGTCCCGACCCGACTGATGTCATCACCAGTTACTCAACTTCATCATCGTTACAAGACCTACTTGACGCTGTCAACAAGTTATCACGTGCTAGGACAAGCCCATCAGTGCCGTTATACGCTAAGAAACCGTCTCCAAAAAGACGCCGAACACCGAAACACACAGTAGTCAATGACCTACCCAACGACGTCTCAGCGGAGGAGCGTCTTCGCCAAGTGTCGCCTGTCAAATTTACCGAGAGGGAATCCGTGATCTTCAAACCGAAGACGAGACAGCAATGTGACGTCTGCCTCAAGATGCTGTCCACAAGATCGACCCTCGCCGTCCACAAGAGAATCCACTCCGGAGCTATGCCGTATGCTTGCTCATTCTGCGGGAAGAAATTCCGGGACTTTTCAAGCTATACAAAACACGATCGAATCCATACAGGGGCACGGCCTTATTCCTGTGATGTTTGCGGACAGGGCTTCTCTCAGAGTGGAAACCTTAAACGCCATGCTTTGAAACTGCATCCGGGACGCACCGGACACTTGTAAGAGACAGTAATTGTACCATTCTTAGAGAGAGTAGTTTAATACTATTCTAAGCGACAGTGTTCCTGAGAGACAGCGGCTGTTTAGAGACAATCTGCTTTTATTGGTTGTGACGGATGTGACGAATTGACTTTGATCAGAGTTCTCTTAGACAATGCAGCGAACATTATGAATCTATGACCTATGTTATATGATTGGGGAAGGTCCCTTCGAAAATAAGCGTGTTGCATTTTTTGATATGGCCACCGCGCCCGCTTTTATGAAGTTTCGGCAGAGAGGTTGTGCGATGCGATGCTGTGTTGATATTGTAAACACTTAATTTGTTGGTATTGAAATAAATCATTTTGTGACATTCAATTAATCCATTGTTGTTCTCTTCGGTAAAATCGAACGATGCAACCATCCCCGAAGCTTTCTTTCCCAATGGTCCTTCTTAAAAGAAGCAAGCGTCGGATGAATGCACACCCCCTAACTGTCCCAATCTATATTCGTCGTTCCCGTGGGCCACCGCTTGAGTTATTGGCTAAACGACTGATATGGATAAGATCTTATTGAATAAATATACAGTATAATACAAAATACACGAAGTTTACATGATAGAGACACAATTCgatattagtacatgtacatgtattcatctgACTGGCTCTAACTGTCTATTGTgaggaaacattgaaatatgggGATCATCCAGAAACGTTACACCAGTGAAACAGGAACACGTCCTCCCTGCAAAGATTGTCCTACACTTAGTTCAGCGACAGGTTAAAATGCATGGTTGTTGTGACTAATGTCCTGGATGACATCCCGTTACTGTGAGGACACATTCAAATATCCTCTCGATCTTCCAAACCCTTATCTTGTAATCGGTTTTCCCAATCCAGACCCCATAATGAGTTTTCCGATTGTAAATACAGTCATTCTTTACCCTGATATAAAGTTCAAGGTTACTATCATTCATGATCCTGAGCCGAATTCGCTGGACATAGTTTCTTCATCAAGTTCGTTTTG
Protein-coding regions in this window:
- the LOC135490919 gene encoding zinc finger and SCAN domain-containing protein 5B-like, coding for MASLSTEAVFQSTPEKGQIVRNDAIIEVANVLAMMSRVRGDGLYRTSPEDKKTTGPTTTLNPRKPGQRKMVKEQRLDHTYSKSQRPSSLMSSFRKPRNLGREFLIGDDDPRERTYEETKDTAQPRDGAAVSTWDSDPCFPSDSRPDPTDVITSYSTSSSLQDLLDAVNKLSRARTSPSVPLYAKKPSPKRRRTPKHTVVNDLPNDVSAEERLRQVSPVKFTERESVIFKPKTRQQCDVCLKMLSTRSTLAVHKRIHSGAMPYACSFCGKKFRDFSSYTKHDRIHTGARPYSCDVCGQGFSQSGNLKRHALKLHPGRTGHL